The following proteins come from a genomic window of Candidatus Zixiibacteriota bacterium:
- a CDS encoding 4-hydroxyphenylacetate 3-hydroxylase N-terminal domain-containing protein, which translates to MALRTYSAYLESLRKMRPNIYKFGELIADVTSHPATRNTVEGHAQTYRLLDDPAEREILTTTSDLTGEPISRYLSIVRAPEDMYANSRLKRHMFQKTGTCTGGRCVGWNAL; encoded by the coding sequence ATGGCATTAAGAACATATTCCGCCTACCTCGAATCGCTGCGAAAAATGCGCCCCAATATCTACAAATTCGGGGAATTAATAGCCGATGTAACGAGTCATCCCGCGACCCGAAACACCGTTGAAGGGCACGCCCAGACCTATAGACTTCTCGATGACCCGGCCGAGCGGGAAATATTGACCACAACCTCAGATTTGACTGGCGAGCCAATCAGCCGGTATCTTTCGATAGTCCGGGCGCCGGAAGATATGTATGCCAACAGCCGTCTGAAACGCCATATGTTTCAGAAGACCGGCACCTGCACTGGCGGAAGGTGTGTGGGCTGGAATGCGCTC